The following DNA comes from Castanea sativa cultivar Marrone di Chiusa Pesio chromosome 10, ASM4071231v1.
CAAATTGCACCATGCAATATCTcacatcattttcattttttcaaaattttaaactttttttaaactctCAACTTCTTTACTTTTTCAACTTCCTTGATCTAATAATTGGTAtcaaaaattaactttttaacttttaaattgaACCATTGGTATCAAAACTAGATCTCAATCCTCCCCTTAATAAGTAAGGTCTAACACatagaattttaaatattttaaataacagTAAAACGATAATCAAATTTAAGATCTCTTACTCTAATGCCATGATAATTTACCGATTGTcctaaaaatttaaactattagaAAAATGTGATTTGAGGATTCAGTAGCAAGTTTTGAGTGGAAAGCTAAGGTTTTCATTCATCATAAAGGCTTGGGTTGGTTGAGTTCTAAGTAGAGGGTGATCACTTACTAAGAAACCCTAATAAcatataaatcaaattaaattgcaTGAATGAAAATAATGGAAAGGTCATAAGTGCAAAGGATATCAGGCAGTTATAATAATTGCAACGTGAAACTACTGGATGCTTTAGTACCAAACTTGCCTGACAGAAATGTGAAACTACTGGATTGATCAAAGAATGGTGACTATTGCTTAAACTGTGCTCGCGATATATGTCAAATTGTCACAATGTGAAACTACAATCATATGGAAGACAGCTATAGAACGGCCCCAACCCAAAAGAAACCCATGATGGGttatataaattcatttaatatgAAAAGGAAAATGTGCTCTATCACAAGCATTTCTCAAATAAAGCCCTTTTCCATAATTAAATGTTCTATGCTGCTAAGTAAAGTGAAGGGTTGCAATAACCAAGGTTCATCAAAATTCATTGATAATTGagcggggaaaaaaaaaaaacacagggAAGGGGGGCGGGGGTGGGGGGGTTGATTTAGAATCAGACTCCATATGAGAAGTACCCAATAATATCCCTCTATTGTACATTCTTTCATGGTTCAACCATTGCAGGCCAATTGTATCATCTGCAGATCTGCCACAATTATTGGTACTCGACAAGTACATACAATGGCTTGCCGTTTAAACGTCCACGACCCTGCAACATACAGAAAATTTATATTACAGACATGCTTATAGTTAAATCAgtgatatttttttggtttgatggagacccaaaacaaacaaatgacaGTCCACGGAAAGATACAAGAATTACAGAAAGATTATAGATTTATGCTTAATTACATTTTTCCTTGGATATAGTTCAAATAAAGCATAAGAAACTACCCTATGAAAAATCTGTTCTAAAGTAAATGATGCCAAGGAATcattttgatatatttaaacATCATGGTGGCTGCACTAATCCACCATTCAGACATCAATGGTATTATCAACAAGAGAATCAGGAATGTTGCTTGCATTGTATTATTTGGTCTATGTACCAGAACCAATAACATTCAAATAATTTTCACTCATCTTTCTTTCAATCACTTGAGAGAATTAGTTTCCTCTTTGGAGGCATCAACTAAAAATCCAAATCTTACATGCATTCACCACACCAAACACTTAAAAGTAGCTGAGCCCCATTTTTCCAGATTATGAGGTTTTGAAACTTATATAACTCTCTGCCCCAATTAGCTCGTGCAGCTTTTCATTCCTCAAATACTATTTCAGACCAGTAATGTGTGATTGACTAGTGTAATCCAACACCAAAATGCATTTCTTGACATCTCTATTTTACTtcaatcagaagttaactttgTGCATAGAAATAATATAGTCATATGTTTTAAGAGGAAACTAGGTAATAGAAGCACTTGGTAACACTGGAAAATACTCCAATTGTTTTACGATTTAATAACTGATAGAACAAAGAGTCAAGACAATAAGCACACCTGTAACTCTGGTAACTCAATGAGGCAGGCACATTCAACGACTTCTGCCCCAACACGTTCTGAGAAACAACACAATTACATCAAAAATTGACTGAGGCAATATGCACAGAGCCATGAATAGCCTCAAtgattaaatcaaataaaaagacaaaatcaagcaattaatatgattttgaGCATGACTATAATTAGTGCACTAAGTTCAACCAAACAAAGTAAGCCAACCACATACCTTATAATCTTAGTAACTTTGAAAATGTAATGGTTTAGAAGACATCAAAATCTATCAATACAACAGGATTAACAATTTATACCAAAGATTTTTCATATTTAGATTAAATGTTGCCCCATGACTAAGCCTGCTTTGCTAGTTCTCCTTTTGTTCTTTTAAGAACACAATTCAGAACCCTTATTGAACCTAACTAACCCTCCATTTATTTCGAAGGGTTAAAAAGTACCAGTTGGTCCAAGAAGACCATTGGCTGTGCTTGCTAGTTTTCTGTTCTGATTAAGTTCTCAATGTCTTAAACCAATTTGAGGCTGAATTAACACTTCATGTCTGTTTGGGAATAGCTAATCTAGCTTTTTTCTGCAAACGTTTTACCGAGAGTGTGCTAAAGAAtacttgtactttgaaaaaattaggTTTTAAAAAGCTGTACATATAAGTTGGTTTGAGCTTATAAGCTCAAATCAAATGGACACTTAATGTATAATGTATGTCATGCTAGCTTAACATTGTCATTCTGGGGGGTTGTCgcaaaatttttactaaaaaacaAACTGTATTAAGATTTCACAATGCAATCACCTAGTAAGTTCATTGCCGCACAGAGTGTGCCACCTGTGGCAATTAGATCATCAACTACCAAAGCACGTTCACCAGGTTCGACTGCCCCAACATGCATCTCAAGACAATCTCTTCCGTATTCTAAAATGTACtcttcagatataacttcacctGCAATTATAGCAAGACAAAATTAGAATGATACTAACAATATATGAATCTATGCAGTAGCCACAACATCTTCAATGTGATATTAGATACTCAAAATCCGAAAAGATTTTAAGACAAGTCTTGGATAAGCCCTAAATACGTTTAGGAAGAGCTATGTCAGATTATTATTCATCCAATATTCTGAGCAGCAGCAGAACATCTGATTAATCCAAGGAACACACAACTATACTAACAGAAATTGTAAATTATTGAAGCACTAGAAATACCATCATGGCCAGGCCCCAAAGAAAGaaggggtgggggggggggggggataccAATAGTAGATGGACCAGGACTGGACAATGGGAACAGGAATAATTATATTGTGCATAAAAGAACTAGACAACAAAACAACCAAATGAACAAAGAATAGTATTAAATATCAAAGATAATAATATTGCTCCATAACAAGGCAACTATGAGCAATGCAGTCAAGTCTTCCCTCTAGCAACCAGGGTCCAAGATCTTCAGCACTATTCGTCATCATCAATAGGAGAATATGCAATTAGAGAaacccaaaatatttttaaatggcAATTTAAAAAACCCAGAGCAAATTACATTACAGCTTCCCTCACAAGTTGATTGCACTTGATTACAAGATGCTATGGAATCAGTAAGCACATAGATTTCATGTGTCACAATTTATAGAAAACTCCACTCTGCAGTTTCAGCATACTATGCTAGATCTACAGAAAGTTTGGACCCTCAACAATTTGAAATTGAGTAATgctaaaaacacaaattttttcacaCCTTGTTAAGCTGTCAAGTTGTGATTGAAGCAACATCACTTTCACATGAGTCCATTACtaataccacttttattatGCACCAATCACAACAGGCCTAGTAACAGTTGTGAAAAATTGTGTTCTTAGACTTACTGTCTAAAATCAGGGAAATATATTATGGAAGcttcaaaatcacaaaagacCAAACCACAGGTTCAAGAATCACAAAAACAAGCAGATTATGAGAAAGCAACATCATAAACGTTTCTAGAAAAGAGCCATGCATTGAATCAAAATAGTAGACTGAGAACCAAGAATGTATGAAAAGAGAATAATTGTGTCAAACATATGTAAAAATGAGGAGACTTTTTGGGAAATATTAAAATGGAGAATTAATGCACGCAAAAGAAGAGATGCAGGAAATTACAATGGCAAGATGAAAATTACCAGGCAGCTTCCTTGGTTTTCTCAAGGGAACAAACTTTGCGCCTATGGCCAAAGCAATAGGAGGACCAAATATAAAACCCCTGGCTTCTATTCCTGCAcaaagaaaaaggcaaaaaaaaaaaaaggcacccTCATATCTCAAAACATGTTTCTAGGGATAAGCTGGTCCAGActagtttaattttaaatataaaatcagaTAGTTACAATAATTTACAGAGCAGCAATATCAACACTCTTCGTAactaatgttagaaaaaatgcataaaaatgaaTTGGTGATTAAGAAATACTTCAGAAAActgaacaaaagaaaacacTTTATCCATTAtctataacaatataaaaatggAAGCTTTACACAGCACTAAGAAACTGGAGAtaacaaaagaaagatgaatCATACATTGTGAGTCCAGATAATGtatataaaacaaacaaatcaacGCTTTTGTACTGCACTAAGGGAtatataataccaaaaaaaaatatctttccAACCTGCCAAGAAAAGCAATGAGATTAAATGTTGAAACAACATTAATTTACAAAATCAGAAGTAATCTACCATTAAATTAGTACCATCCCTGAATGGTAACACTTTCTCAACCATATATGATCATTAAAAATTATCTTCCAGAGTAGGCTAAAAAGAAATAACTTAAGAAGAACCCTTTTTCAAAATTGGTTCTAGACATGGCTATGGCCAAGACTTGAATCCCACATCCTTACAGATCCATAAACACGTTTCAGTAAGTACAATGCCACGCTAGGTACAATAATAGCAAATAAATATTGAGATGTAAACACTTAGCTCAACCATATATGATCATTAAAATTAATCTTCCAGTGTAGGTTAAACAGAAATAACTTGACACGAACCAACTTAAAATGGGGTGTAACCTACATGACTGCTCCGTCAGCTGACCATAATAAAACTCCTCAGgcataattaatcaaaaatcTACCACCCGCCTGAAAAGTGCTGATGATTCCAACAGGGTTGGATTGTTGACATAATGATCAAGGTTTACATGTTTTCCTTGCAATCAAACAGGAATGAGAATCATGAAATGAATTTAACATTATCTTATGAACTAagacctattaaaaaaatttcagtccAACTGTCTGTCAACTAAACAATCTCCTGTAATATCAATTATGTAGGAGAAATTTTAATGAATAGTGTAACACTTGAACCCAAGCAAAAACCTTCAATTACTAATGGTGCACCACTGACAATCTTGTATGAGGTTGACAACAGGTTATGGTAATTGTTGAAATCCATACACACACATGAAGTCTCATCAATGGTGAAGACAATTCTTCAATGGAAGAGAGAAAATCATATCTGTATGTATATTGAGTAAGTGTGTTATGTACAATAATCAAGCTCTGCCTCTTATATATGAAGAGCAGAGACGggaaaagtaaaacaaaattgtCTAACTGATAGCTGTCATCATACTCTAACTCAACTATACAGAAAAAATACTTGGAGTCTAACCTCTAATATATACATAAACGACTTGTAGCATATGCTCACATACAAACTCTAACAGTAATTAACTCACACGGTCGACTAGGTCATGGAAGTTGAACCATTACAAGTCCCATGAGAAACTCAATTCTAATGGTAGACGCGATGTGTATTTTCTAATGGAAGTTGAACCGTTACAAGTCCCATGTTGTATATGCTAAAGAGGATGTGGAAGAGGAAGCACAGAATAGGAGCACCAAGAACAGGAgaattacgtggttcagccttaTCAACCTACGTCTATGGAGAAAACCCTTAAaggctacatctttattatgtaagagtgtagtacaaaacCTATGCTATAATAAATcataacatgagtatatataaacaactaaaccctagactactagtacaagcAGTAGTGACATTGTTTTCAATTTGTGAAATTCCTCCTAGGATACGATTTTTCCACAATTACTCTACCTAGGAAACAATACTCTCCAATCACAGGAGAGTCAGCTTGGAAATaacaattatcaaaaaaattgttgaaaatttaGAAGACTTTAACACTAGTTAAGGAAATTGAAAAAGGATACTGACAGAGACTCGTGAGCAGTGTTAAAATGTCAAAAGTTGCATTGGAAAAAGTTATTGAAACAGGCACACATCTCGGCAATGATTACACATAAGATCACAACATGATGTCAAATGTAAAGATTTCAAGCTAAGGACAGGATCTTGGACTTATATCACAACTGAGTGCAAGATACCGTTGTGACGCACTCAACAAACTAAGTCTTATAATAATCATTCAATCAAAATCTATCCACAAAACAAATACTATCAGTTATCAACTACAATGACAATGGAAAAGAAGGTAATAATCTTTTATCTTTTACAGGAAAAAACTGTATCTTATTCATGTGAGACTGAATTTTGTAATAGAAGATTCCATAAAGGTTCCCATAAATACAGGACAAAGAAGACAGCAAAAGTCCACATAAGCACACTAGAAAACAGATTCTAATGCCCACAGATGTGGACAAAACACATGAAATAAATATGAACCAAACAACTTTTAAATCACAAATAATAAATGAGTTAtaataaattgagaaaacaaGGCCCTATAAATATTGAGATCGAATAACTTTTTACCACTCCCCACAAGTCTGTGAAAGTAGATTGTAAAGAATTCTCTGTGAGGAATAAATGCATTACAGTACGTTGTGTCTGGAGTTCAAAAAGATGTTGCCATTAGATTCTTTTCAACTTTCATCAATAGTCAATACTTTCCTAATGTGTAGCACAGAATATCAGTAAACTCACGGTTATTATCACAGAAAGGGTTATAGAACATACAGGGGT
Coding sequences within:
- the LOC142612869 gene encoding adenine phosphoribosyltransferase 3-like — protein: MSAYRDEDPRIQGIKTKIRVVPNFPKPGIMFQDITTLLLDPKAFKDTIDLFVERYKGKNISVVAGIEARGFIFGPPIALAIGAKFVPLRKPRKLPGEVISEEYILEYGRDCLEMHVGAVEPGERALVVDDLIATGGTLCAAMNLLERVGAEVVECACLIELPELQGRGRLNGKPLYVLVEYQ